A genomic stretch from Lathyrus oleraceus cultivar Zhongwan6 chromosome 2, CAAS_Psat_ZW6_1.0, whole genome shotgun sequence includes:
- the LOC127123576 gene encoding uncharacterized protein LOC127123576: MAGEQHSDHSPPLVNYNMDDGPPSHEADVRDGHPSTPSPEPQNNGDASHAHNLGAETFHPIPVPVEGDAVMIAMVNALNQAGSMLHQQHERIVALEAERQEARPQPVSRIQQRSEPTKKRERRSPEPHASRARARRDGGRARTSPRRGHSPDNNELSPLRSDEEDLHCPLSRAIMEAPFPKGMEKPPNLAVYDGTTDPDDHVDNVNAMLDYRNDITGHLKCRLFSTTLRKGAMAWYKSLAPESITSWRVMRSMFTRHFTASRRHPKTEATLEAIVQKKNETLRSYIERFNQEAVEVDTTEHMKKYLLEIGLLPGSELSRAVGIEPPRTLNELLHKAQAYIRYEEKQVAHNARSGRNAGETEHSKREDTSISRRNGDKRREERPRELREGRGPAGRYSEYTLLTAPRERILAECINSEFKQGRVRFPKPSAPKPHTDKSKYCRFHRSHGHVTEDCVHLKDAIEILIQEGHLKQHTRKNEAPRHDEPEKKRPRENTPPDNSPYQVALCVSRPEDFFLPEPLPEGKITALSPWEDFPTTLVISGGGTNGESAALSVKRKFDELLLTAPEQKATLTKYRGKSNTISFFLEELPGGSPNSAIPLLIRAKMARFDVRRILVDEGSSVDIMYVHLFKTLKLDKTNLAPYVGSDLQGFNGATTRPWGYVELLVTFGEQETAREVKIQFLVVDCPSLYNCIFGRPTLAELTAVPSTVHLKMKYYTKLGRVVTIHGDIEAARRCYDAAVKGQAVVSTKSNCNNKKLKTEDPARGVNAIDLDCRIGLDETKEGRFPKERSLEHPVRPIPDGEFELIPLGDDPERTVKIGKGLPEETREELVACLKENSDLFAWNAAEMPGLDPEIACHKLAVDRAAKPIAQRRRKQSPEKAEAAERAVKDLLEANFISEAQYTTWLSNVVLVKKNNGKWHNGTQFTDGGFQDFVASLGTTQHFTSVEHPQTNGQAEAANRVILRGLKRRLGEAKRAWVEELHSVLWAYRTTPHSTTGETPFRLTYGTEAVIPVEIRAPTRRTEEPLDEEMNDETLRAELDLVEEIRSEAALRETTLKQKIALRHDAKVIKESSRSAPWSSEETRKTRERANWRPTGKVLTASATKRATGPIT, encoded by the exons ATGGCCGGAGAACAACATAGCGATCACAGCCCTCCCCTCGTCAACTACAACATGGACGACGGCCCGCCATCCCATGAAGCGGACGTTCGGGACGGTCATCCATCCACCCCGTCTCCAGAGCCCCAAAACAACGGAGATGCCTCTCACGCCCACAATTTAGGGGCAGAGACATTTCATCCCATTCCCGTTCCCGTTGAAGGAGACGCCGTAATGATTGCCATGGTGAATGCCCTCAATCAGGCCGGTTCTATGCTCCACCAGCAGCACGAACGAATCGTGGCCCTCGAAGCCGAACGACAAGAGGCCCGGCCCCAGCCGGTGAGTAGGATACAACAACGTTCGGAGCCAACGAAGAAGCGAGAACGTCGCTCTCCCGAACCCCACGCCAGCAGGGCACGCGCCCGTCGTGACGGTGGTCGAGCGAGAACATCACCAAGGCGCGGGCACAGCCCCGACAACAACGAACTGTCTCCCTTAAGGAGCGACGAGGAAGATTTGCATTGCCCCCTATCTCGGGCAATAATGGAAGCCCCGTTCCCCAAAGGCATGGAGAAACCGCCAAACCTAGCTGTGTACGACGGGACGACAGATCCCGACGATCACGTCGACAACGTCAACGCGATGCTCGACTACCGCAATGATATAACCGGGCACCTCAAATGCCGACTGTTCTCAACGACCCTCAGGAAAGGGGCCATGGCCTGGTACAAAAGCTTGGCCCCTGAGTCCATTACGTCATGGAGAGTCATGAGGTCCATGTTCACCCGGCACTTTACAGCTTCCCGTCGTCACCCCAAGACTGAGGCGACCCTTGAAGCCATAGtgcagaagaagaatgaaacACTGCGCTCATACATCGAGCGATTCAACCAGGAAGCTGTCGAGGTAGATACCACCGAGCACATGAAGAAGTATCTCCTCGAGATAGGTCTCTTGCCCGGCAGTGAACTTAGCAGGGCCGTAGGGATCGAGCCTCCCCGCACCTTAAACGAGCTCCTGCATAAAGCCCAAGCCTACATCAGATACGAGGAAAAGCAGGTGGCACACAATGCCCGCAGCGGACGTAACGCCGGGGAGACCGAGCACTCAAAACGCGAGGACACGAGCATTTCCCGTCGCAACGGGGACAAACGAAGAGAAGAAAGACCTCGCGAGCTCCGGGAAGGAAGAGGCCCCGCGGGCAGATATAGCGAGTACACCTTACTGACGGCTCCTCGAGAGCGCATCCTCGCAGAATGTATCAACTCTGAATTTAAGCAGGGCAGGGTCAGGTTCCCAAAACCGTCTGCACCAAAACCCCACACCGACAAATCAAAGTACTGCCGGTTCCACAGAAGTCACGGGCACGTGACCGAAGACTGCGTCCACCTGAAGGATGCGATAGAAATTTTAATCCAAGAGGGGCACCTGAAGCAGCATACGAGGAAGAACGAAGCTCCCAGACACGACGAGCCAGAGAAGAAGAGACCCCGGGAAAACACACCACCCGACAACTCCCCCTATCAAGTGGCCCTCTGCGTGTCACGACCGGAAGATTTCTTCCTCCCCGAACCATTGCCCGAGGGCAAGATCACTGCACTCAGCCCCTGGGAAGACTTCCCTACCACACTGGTGATATCAGGAGGAGGAACTAACGGGGAATCCGCGGCCCTCTCCGTCAAACGTAAGTTCGACGAACTCCTACTGACTGCCCCCGAGCAGAAAGCGACATTGACAAAATACCGGGGAAAATCCAACACAATATCCTTCTTCCTGGAGGAACTCCCGGGCGGATCCCCGAACTCGGCCATCCCACTATTGATAAGAGCAAAGATGGCCCGATTCGACGTACGACGCATCCTGGTCGACGAAGGCAGCTCAGTGGATATCATGTACGTCCACCTCTTCAAGACTCTGAAGCTAGACAAGACCAACTTAGCCCCCTACGTCGGATCAGATCTCCAAGGATTCAACGGAGCAACAACCAGACCGTGGGGATATGTTGAGCTCCTCGTCACCTTCGGCGAACAAGAAACGGCCAGGGAAGTCAAAATCCAATTCCTGGTCGTAGACTGTCCGTCTCTCTACAATTGCATCTTTGGACGCCCGACACTGGCCGAACTCACTGCGGTCCCATCCACCGTCCACCTGAAGATGAAATACTACACCAAATTGGGACGTGTGGTCACCATCCATGGTGACATCGAAGCAGCCCGGCGATGCTACGACGCCGCAGTAAAAGGACAGGCCGTAGTCAGCACGAAGAGCAACTGCAATAACAAAAAACTCAAGACCGAGGATCCCGCCCGAGGAGTCAACGCCATCGACCTCGACTGTCGCATCGGGCTGGACGAGACCAAAGAGGGGAGGTTCCCCAAGGAACGCTCTCTCGAACACCCGGTCCGACCAATCCCCGACGGGGAGTTCGAACTCATTCCTCTTGGGGACGATCCGGAAAGGACGGTGAAGATAGGTAAGGGACTACCCGAGGAGACAAGAGAAGAGCTAGTAGCATGCCTCAAAGAGAACTCCGACCTCTTCGCGTGGAATGCCGCAGAAATGCCCGGGCTGGACCCCGAGATCGCGTGTCATAAGCTAGCTGTAGACCGGGCAGCCAAGCCCATAGCACAACGTAGACGCAAGCAATCGCCCGAAAAGGCAGAGGCTGCCGAGCGAGCTGTAAAAGACCTCTTAGAGGCAAATTTTATTTCTGAAGCCCAGTACACAACCTGGCTCTCTAATGTAGTCCTCgttaagaaaaataatggaaaatggc ACAACGGGACACAATTCACGGACGGAGGATTCCAGGACTTCGTCGCCAGCCTGGGCACCACACAGCATTTCACGTCTGTCGAGCATCCGCAGACGAACGGGCAAGCAGAGGCGGCCAACAGGGTAATCTTACGTGGCCTAAAACGCAGACTCGGTGAGGCAAAGAGGGCATGGGTCGAGGAGCTACATAGCGTGCTATGGGCCTACCGCACGACACCACATTCTACCACCGGGGAAACCCCGTTCCGACTAACTTACGGCACCGAAGCAGTCATCCCGGTGGAGATACGGGCGCCAACGAGGAGGACGGAGGAGCCCCTAGACGAGGAAATGAACGATGAAACCCTTAGAGCCGAGCTCGACCTAGTCGAGGAGATACGCTCCGAAGCAGCTCTCAGGGAAACGACCCTCAAACAAAAAATAGCACTACGCCATGACGCGAAAGTCATAAAAGAGAGTTCCAGGTCGGCACCCTGGTCCTCAGAAGAAACCAGAAAAACCCGAGAGAGGGCAAACTGGCGGCCAACTGGGAAGGTCCTTACCGCGTCCGCGACAAAACGAGCAACGGGGCCTATTACCTAG